One segment of Gemmatimonadota bacterium DNA contains the following:
- a CDS encoding RNA polymerase sigma factor, whose product MTEREMIEGVLAGHPAAERALYDAHVDRVWGMVHRMAGDTDRAADWTQETFVRVFARLRDFRGEAALGTWIGSIAISVALTGLRQVKRRSERETPLEDYHPARAERRADPDLAARLKAAVADLAEHYRLVFLLHDVEGYTHEEIAGLLGVETGTSKARLSRARARLREALAAFA is encoded by the coding sequence GTGACCGAACGCGAGATGATCGAGGGGGTGCTGGCCGGCCACCCGGCGGCGGAGCGCGCGCTGTACGACGCGCACGTGGACCGGGTGTGGGGCATGGTCCACCGGATGGCCGGCGACACCGACCGCGCCGCCGACTGGACCCAGGAGACCTTCGTCCGGGTCTTCGCCCGGCTCCGCGACTTCCGCGGCGAGGCCGCCCTCGGCACCTGGATCGGCTCCATCGCGATCTCGGTGGCCCTGACCGGCCTCCGGCAGGTCAAGCGACGGAGCGAGCGGGAGACCCCGCTCGAGGACTATCACCCGGCCCGCGCCGAGCGGCGCGCCGACCCGGACCTGGCCGCCCGCCTCAAGGCGGCCGTCGCCGACCTGGCCGAGCACTACCGGCTGGTGTTCCTGCTGCACGATGTCGAAGGCTATACCCACGAGGAGATCGCCGGGCTCCTCGGCGTGGAGACCGGGACCTCCAAGGCCCGCCTCTCCCGCGCCCGCGCCCGGCTCCGCGAAGCCCTCGCGGCTTTCGCCTGA
- a CDS encoding HEAT repeat domain-containing protein, producing MRTWMLGLTAALAVNSIAVPRLFQAGQAATTVAIAERAPAPWLQADPADSLYRVAREALNRNQYRKAADTFAELGRRYPRSGYAADALYWEAFALYRLGGENDLRTALGRLETQKARFPKAGTSGDAVTLTTRIQGELARRGDAEAAATVTATAGSSASGSSGSSGRGVATTRATGRSTGGRAGGRDACDDDDDVKLAALNAVLQMDSERAMPLLTRVLARRDSGSVCLRRKAVFLVAQKADAGGEDVLIGAARNDPDGEVREQAVFWLSQVESPKAVAALDSIVQKSTDVELQEKAVFALSQQRGAQARSALRAIAERKDMPRGIREKAIFWLGQSESGGGEYLRGLYARLDDDELKDKVIFGVAQSGSAEDRRWLLDVAKDPKGNVELRKKAVFWLGQAGGSGAELASLYGSLTEAELKEQVIFALSQLDGPAAVDQLMEIARRDKDPEMRKKAIFWLGQSDDPRASQFIEQLLTD from the coding sequence ATGCGTACCTGGATGCTGGGCCTCACGGCGGCGCTGGCCGTCAACTCGATCGCGGTGCCCCGGCTGTTCCAGGCGGGGCAGGCCGCCACCACCGTCGCGATCGCGGAGCGGGCCCCCGCCCCGTGGCTGCAGGCCGACCCCGCGGATTCCCTCTACCGGGTGGCGCGCGAGGCGCTCAACCGGAACCAGTACCGCAAGGCGGCCGACACCTTTGCCGAGCTGGGCCGGCGCTATCCCCGCTCGGGCTATGCCGCCGACGCCCTCTACTGGGAGGCGTTCGCCCTCTACCGCCTGGGCGGGGAGAATGACCTGCGCACCGCCCTGGGGCGGCTGGAGACCCAGAAGGCGCGCTTCCCCAAGGCGGGCACCAGCGGCGACGCGGTGACCCTCACCACCCGGATCCAGGGGGAGCTGGCGCGCCGGGGTGACGCCGAAGCGGCGGCCACCGTCACCGCCACCGCGGGGAGCAGCGCCAGCGGCAGCTCGGGCAGCAGCGGACGTGGCGTGGCCACCACCCGCGCCACCGGCCGGAGCACCGGCGGGCGCGCCGGGGGCCGCGACGCCTGCGATGACGACGACGACGTGAAGCTGGCGGCGCTCAACGCCGTGCTCCAGATGGACAGCGAGCGCGCCATGCCGCTGCTCACCCGGGTGCTGGCCCGCCGCGACTCGGGCTCCGTCTGCCTGCGGCGCAAGGCGGTGTTCCTGGTGGCACAGAAGGCGGATGCCGGCGGCGAGGACGTGCTGATCGGCGCGGCGCGGAACGACCCCGATGGCGAGGTCCGCGAGCAGGCGGTGTTCTGGCTGTCGCAGGTGGAAAGCCCCAAGGCGGTGGCGGCGCTCGACTCGATCGTGCAGAAGAGCACCGACGTCGAACTGCAGGAGAAGGCGGTCTTTGCCCTGTCGCAGCAGCGCGGGGCCCAGGCGCGCTCGGCGCTGCGCGCCATCGCCGAGCGGAAGGACATGCCCCGCGGCATCCGCGAGAAGGCCATCTTCTGGCTGGGCCAGTCCGAGAGCGGCGGCGGCGAGTACCTGCGCGGGCTGTACGCGCGGCTCGACGACGACGAGCTCAAGGACAAGGTGATCTTCGGCGTGGCCCAGTCGGGCTCGGCCGAGGACCGGCGCTGGCTGCTCGACGTGGCGAAGGACCCGAAGGGGAACGTGGAGCTGCGCAAGAAGGCGGTGTTCTGGCTGGGCCAGGCGGGCGGCAGCGGCGCCGAGCTGGCCAGCCTCTACGGCTCGCTCACCGAAGCCGAGCTCAAGGAGCAGGTGATCTTCGCGCTCTCCCAGCTCGACGGCCCGGCGGCGGTGGACCAGCTCATGGAGATCGCGCGCAGGGACAAGGACCCCGAGATGCGCAAGAAGGCCATCTTCTGGCTGGGCCAGTCCGACGACCCGCGCGCCTCGCAGTTCATCGAACAGCTGCTCACCGACTAG
- a CDS encoding efflux RND transporter permease subunit produces the protein MNIAELFIRRPVMTTLVMAGILVFGVTAYRNLPVSDLPTIDYPTISVSANLAGASPETMASSVATPLERQFSTIAGLDALTSTSGQGNTSITLQFTLDRDIDDAAADVQAAIAQTLRQLPQNMVPPSYSKVDPSQSPVLYYALTSATLPLSTLDEYGQTLISQRLSTVEGVAQVQVYGSQKYAVRIQLDPQALAARKIGLDEVSRAISTGNVNLPSGILWGTDRAYAVEAEGQLESAAAFRPLIVAWRDGVPVRLGDLGRVIDSVQETKAAGWFNGTRSIVLAIQRQPGTNTVAVADRVKAAMAQIQRQLPAAVKVETLYDRSVTIQESVHEVKFTLYLTLCLVILTIFLFLRNLSATVIPSLALPMSLVGTFAVMYVLGYSLDNLSLMALTLSVGFVVDDAIVMLENIVRHMEMGKPARQAAFDGAREIGFTILSMTISLVAVFIPLVFMGGLVGRLFREFAVTIAVAILVSGFVSLTLTPMLGSRFLKPGRHGGGGAPDSATERVFAATLRWYLRTLDWVMARRRMALAASFAVLVATIWLAVIIPKGFLPSEDTAQLRGTTEAAEGTSFEAMLRLQRQAAAIVGADSNVANFMSAVGSGGRSSNINQGRFFIHLKPRRERRQTADEVARSLSGRMSAVPGMKVYFQNPPAISIGGRSTKSLYQYTIQGPDIAELYGTAGELERALRALPQLHDVTTDLNIRNPQVRVKIDRERTAAYGLTVQAVEQALYDAYGARQVSTIYTATNQYWVVLELLPEYQRDLGALSLLGLRAANGALVPLTALAEVTPDVGPLTVNHSGQLPSVTLSFDVVPGTSIGQAVAAVEKAAEPILPGSVTARFAGTAQAFQDSQQGLLLLLVLAIVVIYIVLGILYESFLHPLTILSGLPFAGFGALVTLLVAGLDLSVYAFVGIIMLVGLVKKNAIMMLDFAIEAERKEGKSPEAAILEASAVRFRPIMMTTFAALLGTLPIAFATGTGAESRRPLGLAVVGGLLFSQFVTLYVTPVIYVTLDRLAARRRGDTAAERAARLAGSSSHRAAEPST, from the coding sequence GTGAACATCGCGGAGCTCTTCATCCGCCGGCCGGTCATGACCACGCTGGTCATGGCCGGGATCCTGGTCTTCGGGGTCACCGCCTACCGGAACCTCCCGGTGAGCGACCTGCCCACCATTGACTACCCGACCATCTCGGTGAGCGCCAACCTGGCCGGCGCGAGCCCGGAGACCATGGCGAGCTCGGTGGCCACGCCGCTCGAGCGCCAGTTCTCCACCATCGCCGGCCTCGACGCGCTCACCAGCACCAGCGGCCAGGGCAACACCTCGATCACCCTGCAGTTCACCCTCGACCGCGACATCGACGACGCGGCCGCCGACGTGCAGGCCGCCATCGCCCAGACGCTGCGGCAGCTGCCGCAGAACATGGTGCCGCCCAGCTACTCCAAGGTGGACCCGTCGCAGTCGCCGGTGCTGTACTACGCGCTGACCTCCGCCACCCTTCCGCTCTCCACCCTCGACGAGTACGGCCAGACGCTGATCAGCCAGCGGCTCTCCACCGTGGAGGGGGTGGCGCAGGTGCAGGTGTACGGCAGCCAGAAGTACGCGGTGCGCATCCAGCTTGACCCGCAGGCGCTGGCGGCGCGGAAGATCGGCCTCGACGAGGTCTCCCGCGCCATCAGCACCGGCAACGTGAACCTCCCCTCGGGGATCCTCTGGGGCACCGACCGGGCCTACGCGGTGGAGGCGGAGGGGCAGCTGGAGAGCGCCGCGGCGTTCCGGCCGCTCATCGTGGCGTGGCGCGACGGCGTGCCGGTGCGGCTCGGCGACCTGGGACGGGTGATCGACAGCGTGCAGGAGACCAAGGCGGCGGGCTGGTTCAACGGCACCCGGTCCATCGTCCTCGCCATCCAGCGGCAGCCCGGCACCAATACCGTGGCGGTCGCCGACCGGGTGAAGGCGGCGATGGCGCAGATCCAGCGCCAGCTCCCCGCCGCCGTGAAGGTGGAGACCCTCTACGACCGCTCGGTGACCATCCAGGAGTCGGTGCACGAGGTGAAGTTCACGCTCTACCTGACGCTGTGCCTCGTCATCCTCACGATCTTCCTCTTCCTGCGCAACCTCTCCGCCACGGTCATCCCGAGCCTGGCGCTGCCGATGTCGCTGGTGGGGACCTTCGCGGTGATGTACGTGCTGGGCTACAGCCTCGACAACCTGTCGCTCATGGCGCTGACGCTGTCGGTCGGGTTCGTGGTGGACGACGCCATCGTGATGCTCGAGAACATCGTCCGCCACATGGAGATGGGAAAGCCGGCGCGGCAGGCGGCCTTCGACGGCGCCCGCGAGATCGGCTTCACCATCCTCTCCATGACGATCTCGCTGGTGGCGGTGTTCATCCCGCTGGTGTTCATGGGCGGGCTGGTGGGGCGGCTGTTCCGCGAGTTCGCGGTCACCATCGCGGTGGCCATCCTGGTCTCGGGCTTCGTCTCGCTCACCCTCACGCCGATGCTGGGCAGTCGCTTCCTCAAGCCGGGGCGCCACGGCGGCGGCGGCGCGCCCGACTCCGCCACCGAGCGGGTGTTTGCCGCGACCCTGCGCTGGTACCTCCGCACCCTCGACTGGGTGATGGCGCGGCGCCGGATGGCGCTGGCGGCCTCGTTCGCGGTGCTGGTGGCCACCATCTGGCTCGCGGTGATCATCCCCAAGGGGTTCCTGCCCAGCGAGGACACCGCCCAGCTGCGCGGCACCACTGAGGCGGCCGAGGGCACCAGCTTCGAGGCCATGCTGCGGCTGCAGCGGCAGGCGGCGGCCATCGTGGGGGCGGACAGCAACGTGGCGAACTTCATGTCCGCGGTCGGGTCCGGCGGCCGTTCCTCGAATATCAACCAGGGGCGGTTCTTCATCCACCTCAAGCCGCGGCGGGAGCGGCGCCAGACCGCCGACGAGGTGGCGCGGAGCCTCTCCGGCCGGATGAGCGCGGTGCCGGGCATGAAGGTGTACTTCCAGAACCCGCCGGCCATCTCCATCGGCGGCCGGAGCACCAAGAGCCTCTACCAGTACACCATCCAGGGCCCCGACATCGCGGAGCTCTACGGCACGGCCGGCGAGCTGGAGCGGGCGCTCCGCGCCCTGCCGCAGCTGCACGACGTCACCACCGACCTCAACATCCGCAACCCGCAGGTGCGGGTGAAGATCGACCGGGAGCGCACCGCGGCGTACGGCCTGACGGTGCAGGCGGTGGAGCAGGCACTCTACGACGCCTACGGCGCGCGCCAGGTCTCGACCATCTATACCGCCACCAACCAGTACTGGGTGGTGCTGGAGCTGCTCCCCGAGTACCAGCGCGACCTCGGCGCCCTGAGCCTGCTCGGCCTGCGGGCCGCCAACGGGGCGCTGGTGCCGCTCACCGCCCTGGCCGAGGTGACGCCCGACGTGGGGCCGCTCACCGTGAACCACTCGGGACAGCTCCCCTCGGTCACGCTCTCGTTCGACGTGGTGCCCGGCACCTCGATCGGCCAGGCGGTCGCCGCCGTCGAGAAGGCGGCCGAACCGATCCTCCCCGGCTCGGTCACCGCCCGCTTTGCCGGCACGGCGCAGGCCTTCCAGGACTCGCAGCAGGGGCTGCTGCTGCTGCTGGTGCTCGCCATCGTGGTGATCTACATCGTGCTCGGCATCCTGTACGAGAGCTTCCTGCACCCGCTCACCATCCTGAGCGGGCTGCCCTTCGCCGGGTTCGGCGCGCTGGTCACCCTGCTCGTCGCCGGGCTCGACCTGAGCGTCTACGCCTTCGTGGGGATCATCATGCTGGTGGGGCTGGTCAAGAAGAACGCCATCATGATGCTGGATTTCGCCATCGAGGCGGAGCGGAAGGAAGGCAAGTCGCCGGAGGCGGCGATCCTCGAGGCCAGCGCGGTGCGGTTCCGGCCCATCATGATGACCACCTTCGCCGCCCTGCTCGGCACCCTGCCGATCGCCTTTGCCACCGGCACCGGCGCCGAGTCCCGCCGCCCGCTTGGTCTGGCGGTGGTGGGCGGCCTGCTCTTCTCGCAGTTCGTGACGCTGTACGTGACGCCGGTGATCTACGTGACCCTGGACCGGCTGGCGGCCCGGCGGCGCGGCGACACGGCGGCTGAACGTGCCGCGCGCCTGGCCGGGTCATCGAGCCACCGGGCCGCCGAGCCGTCCACCTAG
- the gyrA gene encoding DNA gyrase subunit A, producing MTGPSQHERILPRLIEEEMQQSFINYSMSVIVSRALPDVRDGLKPVHRRILYSMSELGLIPGRPYKKSATVVGDVLGKYHPHGDSSVYDALVRMVQDFSLRYPLVDGQGNFGSVDGDPAAAYRYTEARLTDIAVTMLEDIDKNTVNFQPNFDDRLQEPSVLPSKVPNLLINGSSGIAVGMATNIPPHNLREVAKAAQALIDNPELTIADLARHIKGPDFPTGAFIYGRQGIKEAYETGRGRIQMRARARIEEKESSGRSQIVITEIPYQVNKENLVKNIAELVIDKKLEGISGVNDESDKDGMRIVVDLKRDAIPNVVLNQLYKHTAMQSTFGVIMLALDNGAPKVMDLKTILSRFIDHRHEVVVRRTQFDLDAAQAREHILEGLKIAVDNIDEVVEIIKQSKDVPDADARLRKRFGLSEKQADAILNMRLAKLTGLEIEKLEAELKEVRALIKELKGILASKPRRMEILKEEMDEVVKKFGDDRRTEIVADQGDFSVEDLIAEEDMVITISHTGYIKRIAVSTYRRQRRGGRGLQGATTKEEDWIEHLFIASTHDYLMFFTNTGQVYWLKVHEIPQGGRASRGKPVVNCISIKPDEHVAATVAVREFSAEQHLIFATKNGTVKKTSLAEYGNVRSTGIRAINIEDGDELIDVQICDGASDIVLATADGMSIRFHHGDVREMGRVATGVKGIELEGQDAVIGMVVIRRDATMLVVSEKGFGKRSELSDYRVQKRGGKGIITLKKTDKTGALVKLLEVQPEDELMLITKHGVIIRQPVGGLRVISRNTQGVKVMNLDGGDTVVDVARVVKEDEEGAEEAPAAEAEE from the coding sequence ATGACCGGCCCCTCCCAGCACGAGCGTATCCTGCCGCGTCTCATTGAAGAGGAGATGCAGCAGTCGTTCATCAATTATTCGATGAGCGTCATCGTCTCGCGCGCGCTGCCCGACGTGCGCGACGGCCTCAAGCCCGTGCACCGGCGCATCCTCTACTCCATGAGCGAGCTGGGCCTGATCCCGGGCCGGCCGTACAAGAAGTCGGCGACGGTGGTGGGCGACGTGCTGGGCAAGTACCACCCGCACGGCGACAGCTCGGTGTACGACGCGCTGGTGCGCATGGTGCAGGACTTCTCGCTGCGCTACCCGCTGGTGGATGGGCAGGGGAACTTCGGCTCGGTGGACGGCGACCCGGCGGCGGCGTACCGGTACACCGAGGCGCGGCTGACCGACATCGCGGTCACCATGCTGGAGGACATCGACAAGAACACCGTCAACTTCCAGCCCAACTTCGACGACCGGCTGCAGGAGCCGTCGGTGCTGCCGTCGAAGGTGCCGAACCTGCTGATCAACGGCTCGAGCGGCATCGCGGTGGGCATGGCCACGAACATCCCGCCGCACAACCTGCGCGAGGTGGCCAAGGCGGCGCAGGCGCTGATCGACAATCCCGAGCTGACCATCGCGGACCTGGCCCGGCACATCAAGGGCCCCGACTTCCCCACCGGCGCCTTCATCTACGGGCGCCAGGGCATCAAGGAAGCCTACGAGACGGGCCGGGGCCGGATCCAGATGCGGGCCCGGGCCCGCATCGAGGAGAAGGAGTCGAGCGGCCGCAGCCAGATCGTCATCACCGAGATCCCCTACCAGGTGAACAAGGAGAACCTGGTCAAGAACATCGCGGAGCTGGTGATCGACAAGAAGCTGGAGGGGATCAGCGGGGTCAACGACGAGTCCGACAAGGACGGCATGCGGATCGTGGTGGACCTCAAGCGCGACGCGATCCCCAACGTGGTGCTCAACCAGCTGTACAAGCACACCGCGATGCAGTCCACCTTCGGCGTGATCATGCTGGCGCTCGACAACGGCGCCCCGAAGGTGATGGACCTCAAGACCATCCTCTCCCGCTTCATCGACCACCGCCACGAGGTGGTGGTCCGTCGCACCCAGTTCGACCTCGACGCCGCGCAGGCGCGGGAGCACATCCTCGAGGGTCTCAAGATCGCCGTCGACAACATCGACGAGGTGGTCGAGATCATCAAGCAGTCCAAGGACGTGCCCGACGCCGATGCCCGGCTGCGGAAGCGCTTCGGGCTGTCCGAGAAGCAGGCCGACGCCATCCTCAACATGCGGCTGGCCAAGCTCACCGGCCTCGAGATCGAGAAGCTGGAGGCCGAGCTCAAGGAGGTCCGGGCGCTCATCAAGGAGCTCAAGGGCATCCTGGCCAGCAAGCCCCGGCGGATGGAGATCCTCAAGGAGGAGATGGACGAGGTCGTCAAGAAGTTCGGCGATGACCGGCGCACGGAGATCGTGGCCGACCAGGGCGACTTCTCGGTGGAGGACCTGATCGCCGAGGAGGACATGGTCATCACCATCTCCCACACCGGCTACATCAAGCGCATCGCGGTGAGCACCTACCGCCGGCAGCGGCGCGGCGGGCGGGGGCTGCAGGGGGCCACCACCAAGGAAGAGGACTGGATCGAGCACCTCTTCATCGCGAGCACGCACGACTACCTGATGTTCTTCACCAACACCGGCCAGGTGTACTGGCTCAAGGTGCACGAGATCCCGCAGGGCGGGCGGGCCAGCCGGGGCAAGCCGGTGGTGAACTGCATCAGCATCAAGCCCGACGAGCACGTGGCGGCCACCGTGGCGGTGCGCGAGTTCAGCGCCGAGCAGCACCTGATCTTCGCCACCAAGAATGGCACGGTGAAGAAGACCAGCCTGGCGGAGTACGGCAACGTCCGCTCCACCGGCATCCGGGCCATCAACATCGAGGATGGCGACGAGCTGATCGACGTGCAGATCTGCGACGGCGCCAGCGACATCGTGCTGGCCACCGCCGACGGCATGAGCATCCGGTTCCACCACGGCGACGTGCGCGAGATGGGCCGGGTGGCCACCGGGGTCAAGGGCATCGAGCTCGAGGGCCAGGACGCCGTCATCGGCATGGTGGTCATCCGCCGCGACGCCACCATGCTCGTGGTCTCGGAGAAGGGCTTCGGCAAGCGCTCCGAGCTCTCCGACTACCGGGTGCAGAAGCGCGGCGGCAAGGGGATCATCACCCTCAAGAAGACCGACAAGACCGGCGCGCTGGTCAAGCTGCTCGAGGTGCAGCCGGAAGACGAGCTGATGCTCATCACCAAGCACGGGGTGATCATCCGGCAGCCGGTGGGCGGCCTGCGGGTGATCAGCCGCAACACCCAGGGCGTCAAGGTGATGAACCTCGACGGGGGCGACACGGTGGTGGACGTGGCCCGGGTGGTGAAGGAAGACGAGGAGGGCGCCGAGGAGGCCCCGGCGGCCGAGGCGGAGGAGTAG
- a CDS encoding HEAT repeat domain-containing protein, whose product MRAMLLLGLALGGVPGLAAQSLASRIEGVKEGTVRMSYAAREGVCGDGEHNITSSAGRRGEWVGSCAHGPVRVVVQRDGGRTTDIRTYVGGAWRGTATADLGTVGAIEASRWLLGVAERGEPAAEDAIMPATLADSAETWPALLRIARNERSGQKARKGAVFWLGQAAGVAATRGLDSIVNDARGDREVRESAVFALSQRPHDEGVPALIRVARTSPDPKLRKTAIFWLGQSEAPEALALFEELLTRN is encoded by the coding sequence ATGCGCGCCATGCTGCTGCTCGGCCTCGCGCTGGGCGGAGTCCCGGGGCTCGCGGCCCAGTCGCTCGCGAGCCGGATCGAGGGAGTCAAGGAAGGCACCGTGCGGATGAGCTACGCCGCGCGGGAGGGGGTCTGCGGCGACGGGGAGCACAACATCACCTCCAGCGCGGGCCGCCGCGGGGAGTGGGTGGGCAGCTGCGCCCACGGGCCGGTGCGGGTGGTGGTGCAGCGGGACGGCGGGCGCACCACCGACATCCGGACCTACGTCGGCGGCGCGTGGCGGGGCACCGCCACCGCCGACCTCGGGACGGTGGGCGCCATCGAGGCCTCGCGCTGGCTGCTGGGGGTGGCGGAACGGGGGGAGCCGGCGGCCGAGGACGCCATCATGCCGGCCACCCTGGCCGACAGCGCGGAGACCTGGCCGGCGCTGCTCCGCATCGCGCGGAACGAGCGCAGTGGGCAGAAGGCGCGGAAGGGCGCGGTCTTCTGGCTGGGGCAGGCGGCCGGGGTCGCGGCCACCCGCGGGCTCGACTCGATCGTGAACGATGCGCGGGGTGACCGCGAGGTGCGGGAGTCGGCGGTGTTCGCGCTGTCGCAGCGCCCGCACGACGAGGGCGTCCCCGCCCTGATCCGGGTGGCCCGCACCAGCCCCGACCCCAAGCTCCGCAAGACCGCCATCTTCTGGCTGGGGCAGAGCGAGGCCCCCGAGGCGCTGGCGCTGTTCGAGGAGTTGCTGACGCGGAACTAG
- a CDS encoding efflux RND transporter periplasmic adaptor subunit gives MIPRSPVCRLLPLLLLALAACKDPAPPAPPPASVGVGVVRRQDVPVVLPATGTVEPIQTAAVAAQVDGIVERLAFQEGDEVRQGEVLFRIDPRPYAAELAQQEAVLARDLVQLANALRDQQRMEDLAGKEYVTQQQVDQARSTAAALAATVRADSAQVARARLDLDRASVRAPITGLAGAVLVRAGNLVRAGTGQPLVLINQMSPILVRFGVPASELPGIRRAGAGLRVTAAPVGDSGPPQQGTLTFVDNAVDSLTGTILLKASFPNTGRALWPGALVRVVLTVTVERGALVAPVSALITGQQGTQVFVVTDSNRVKLTPVTVLRTTDTLAVLAGGVAEGARVVTDGQVKVTDGARVKVLAP, from the coding sequence ATGATCCCGCGTTCCCCGGTGTGCCGCCTCCTGCCGCTGCTCCTCCTCGCGCTCGCCGCCTGCAAGGACCCGGCGCCGCCCGCGCCCCCGCCGGCCTCGGTGGGCGTTGGGGTGGTGCGCCGGCAGGATGTCCCCGTGGTGCTCCCCGCCACGGGCACCGTGGAGCCGATCCAGACCGCGGCCGTGGCCGCGCAGGTGGACGGGATCGTGGAGCGCCTGGCGTTCCAGGAAGGCGATGAGGTCCGGCAGGGTGAGGTGCTGTTCCGGATCGACCCGCGGCCCTACGCGGCGGAGCTGGCGCAGCAGGAGGCGGTGCTGGCCCGCGACCTGGTGCAGCTGGCCAACGCGCTGCGCGACCAGCAGCGCATGGAGGACCTGGCCGGCAAGGAGTACGTCACCCAGCAGCAGGTGGACCAGGCCCGTTCCACCGCCGCCGCGCTCGCGGCGACCGTGCGCGCCGACTCGGCCCAGGTGGCGCGGGCCCGGCTCGACCTCGACCGCGCCAGTGTCCGGGCGCCGATCACCGGGCTGGCCGGCGCGGTGCTGGTGCGGGCCGGCAACCTGGTGCGGGCCGGCACCGGCCAGCCGCTGGTGCTGATCAACCAGATGTCGCCGATCCTGGTGCGCTTCGGCGTGCCGGCGAGCGAGCTCCCCGGCATCCGCCGCGCCGGCGCCGGCCTCCGGGTCACCGCCGCGCCGGTGGGCGACAGCGGCCCGCCGCAACAGGGCACGCTCACGTTCGTGGACAACGCGGTGGATTCCCTCACCGGCACGATCCTGCTCAAGGCCAGCTTCCCCAACACCGGCCGTGCGTTGTGGCCCGGGGCGCTGGTGCGGGTGGTGCTCACCGTGACCGTGGAGCGGGGCGCGCTGGTGGCGCCGGTGAGCGCGCTCATCACCGGGCAGCAGGGCACCCAGGTCTTCGTGGTGACCGACAGCAACCGGGTGAAGCTCACCCCGGTGACCGTGCTCCGGACCACCGATACGCTCGCGGTGCTCGCCGGGGGCGTGGCGGAGGGCGCCAGGGTGGTGACCGACGGGCAGGTCAAGGTCACCGATGGGGCGCGGGTGAAGGTGCTGGCGCCGTGA
- a CDS encoding TolC family protein: MFKALSSLRLLPLLAIAACAPALPGARGARPVAARPDTLWVPGREAPPRLAAAELALPPDLVARREALTLEDVVALALEGNPEVRAAWATARSRAAAYGAARAGWFPTISGEASATRLQTSATQGRSAVEQTVYEPSVSFTWLLLDAGGRGGAISAAREGLVAANWTHNATLQAVVARTAGAFFEHAAAKALLTAQRVTVSEATTNLAAAEERRRVGVATIADVLQARTALAQARLDLQSIEGNLYTTRGALAAATGYPATLAYDIDTAAVERPVQPVAEAVDSLIARALALRPDLAASRALYEQARARVRVAGAARLPSLVGGGNAGVTWQPGQSGGRQSYTLQLGLRIPLFNGFAWEYQRVQAAADADAARARADGLAQQVIFQVFSAYYALQTAALRVATADELLASATESAAAARGRYQSGVGSLLELLTAENALAGARAQRIQARLGWQASLVALAQNAGVLDLRGGSPLRLQAPPASTDSLP; the protein is encoded by the coding sequence ATGTTCAAGGCTCTGTCCTCCCTGCGCCTCCTCCCGTTGCTGGCCATCGCGGCCTGCGCCCCGGCCCTTCCCGGGGCCCGCGGGGCGCGTCCGGTCGCCGCCCGGCCCGACACTCTCTGGGTCCCGGGCCGCGAGGCGCCTCCCCGCCTGGCCGCCGCCGAGCTCGCCTTGCCCCCCGACCTCGTGGCCCGGCGGGAGGCGCTGACGCTGGAAGACGTCGTGGCCCTGGCGCTGGAAGGCAATCCGGAGGTGCGGGCGGCGTGGGCCACGGCGCGGTCCCGCGCGGCGGCCTACGGGGCGGCCCGCGCCGGCTGGTTCCCTACTATTAGTGGAGAGGCCAGCGCCACCCGGCTGCAGACCTCGGCCACCCAGGGACGTTCCGCGGTGGAGCAGACGGTCTACGAGCCCAGTGTCTCGTTCACCTGGCTGCTGCTGGATGCCGGGGGGCGCGGCGGGGCCATCTCGGCGGCGCGGGAAGGGCTGGTGGCGGCGAACTGGACCCACAACGCCACCCTGCAGGCGGTGGTGGCGCGGACCGCGGGGGCCTTCTTCGAGCATGCCGCGGCCAAGGCGCTGCTGACCGCCCAGCGGGTCACGGTGAGCGAGGCTACCACCAACCTCGCGGCGGCGGAGGAGCGGCGGCGGGTCGGGGTGGCCACCATCGCGGACGTGCTGCAGGCCCGCACGGCGCTGGCCCAGGCCCGGCTCGACCTCCAGAGCATCGAGGGCAACCTCTACACCACGCGCGGTGCGCTCGCCGCCGCCACCGGCTATCCCGCCACCCTCGCCTACGACATCGACACCGCCGCGGTGGAGCGGCCGGTGCAGCCGGTGGCGGAAGCGGTGGATTCGCTGATCGCGCGGGCGCTCGCGCTGCGCCCCGACCTCGCCGCCTCCCGCGCGCTGTACGAGCAGGCCCGGGCCCGGGTGCGGGTGGCGGGCGCCGCGCGGCTTCCCTCGCTGGTGGGCGGCGGCAACGCGGGGGTGACCTGGCAGCCGGGGCAGAGCGGCGGCCGCCAGTCGTACACCCTGCAGCTCGGCCTCCGCATCCCGCTCTTCAACGGCTTTGCGTGGGAGTACCAGCGGGTGCAGGCCGCCGCCGACGCCGACGCCGCGCGGGCCCGCGCCGATGGCCTGGCCCAGCAGGTGATCTTCCAGGTGTTCAGCGCGTACTACGCGCTGCAGACCGCGGCGCTGCGGGTGGCCACCGCGGATGAGCTGCTGGCCAGCGCCACCGAGTCGGCGGCCGCGGCGCGCGGTCGCTACCAGTCCGGGGTGGGCTCGCTGCTCGAGCTGCTTACCGCCGAGAATGCCCTGGCCGGGGCCCGCGCGCAGCGGATCCAGGCGCGGCTCGGCTGGCAGGCCTCGCTGGTGGCGCTGGCCCAGAACGCCGGCGTGCTCGATCTTCGCGGAGGGAGCCCGCTCCGGCTCCAGGCTCCGCCCGCCTCAACCGACAGCCTGCCATGA